A region of Thermococcus barossii DNA encodes the following proteins:
- a CDS encoding hydrogenase, whose amino-acid sequence MSWLESLTLNSPSGFWNPIIWLAFLIVFAVIGYIIYSRGNRSYKPNTDQVKPYLSGNEVEDVEEIRVRAGDIYWGFIEALKGYYNVLMRMHTGDIRDYILWYLGLGAIILFILVGGV is encoded by the coding sequence ATGAGCTGGCTTGAGAGCCTTACGCTGAACTCCCCATCGGGATTCTGGAACCCGATAATCTGGCTGGCGTTCCTCATCGTCTTCGCGGTCATAGGCTACATCATCTACTCGCGCGGAAACAGGAGCTACAAGCCGAACACAGACCAGGTAAAGCCCTACCTGAGCGGCAACGAGGTCGAGGACGTGGAGGAAATCCGCGTAAGGGCAGGAGACATTTACTGGGGCTTCATAGAGGCGCTGAAGGGCTACTACAACGTGCTCATGAGAATGCACACGGGGGACATCAGGGACTACATCCTCTGGTATCTGGGACTCGGCGCCATAATCCTGTTCATCCTCGTGGGGGGTGTGTGA